The DNA window TTGAGGGCTGCCCATGTGAGATAGCCTTCGCGAACCCGGGAATGGAAAGCCAGACTTTCGGCTTCGAATCGGCCTTCTGTTGCATGCTTGTTTTCCTGGATATTACGGGTCAGGGCGCGTTTGAGGCCGATTTCCGGGTCAAGATCCAGAAGCAGGGTCAGATCGGGCCAGGTGGCGTCCACGGCCACTTCGTTCAGCTGGTGGAGCAGTTTGGGATCAAGCCCGCGTCCGTATCCCTGGTAGACAACCGTGGAATCGGCAAACCGGTCGCATAGCACCACCTCACCCCGTTCAAGGGCGGGGCGGATCACCGATGACACATGTTGGGACCTGTCAGCCAGGTAGAGAAACAATTCCGTCAACCCGGTAATGTCACTGTTCTTGGGGTCCAGGAGGATCTGGC is part of the Desulfoplanes formicivorans genome and encodes:
- the tmk gene encoding dTMP kinase, with the translated sequence MFITLEGIEGCGKSTQSRMIRDYLQAKGMTVTSTLEPGGSTLGTTLRQILLDPKNSDITGLTELFLYLADRSQHVSSVIRPALERGEVVLCDRFADSTVVYQGYGRGLDPKLLHQLNEVAVDATWPDLTLLLDLDPEIGLKRALTRNIQENKHATEGRFEAESLAFHSRVREGYLTWAALNRERFVVIDATGSVEATFDAIKEAIDAML